From one Rhizobium sp. CIAT894 genomic stretch:
- a CDS encoding terminase small subunit protein, which produces MGRPTKFTQALAEKICERIADRESLRTICRDEDMPAKSTVLSWLADESKAAFRARYALAREILADGFVDELVEIADDRSNDWIEKKNASGETTGWQENGEAIRRSQLRIATRQWVAEKLRPKKYGAKAEPEQGVTGEVSQLLEDINGKTRGLPNGG; this is translated from the coding sequence ATGGGCAGACCGACCAAGTTCACCCAGGCGCTGGCGGAAAAGATCTGCGAGCGGATCGCTGACCGGGAAAGCCTGCGGACGATCTGTCGGGATGAGGATATGCCGGCGAAATCGACGGTGCTCTCCTGGCTTGCCGATGAAAGCAAGGCGGCCTTTCGGGCGCGTTATGCGCTGGCCCGCGAGATCCTCGCCGACGGTTTCGTCGACGAGCTGGTCGAGATTGCCGACGACCGCAGCAATGACTGGATCGAAAAGAAGAATGCTAGCGGCGAAACCACCGGCTGGCAGGAGAACGGCGAGGCGATCAGGCGCTCGCAGCTGCGCATCGCCACGCGGCAATGGGTCGCCGAGAAGCTGAGGCCGAAGAAATACGGCGCCAAGGCCGAGCCCGAACAGGGCGTCACCGGCGAAGTCTCGCAATTGCTGGAAGATATCAATGGCAAAACCCGCGGACTTCCAAACGGCGGTTGA
- a CDS encoding terminase has translation MAKPADFQTAVDQFSDWRWRLNNLYWITDKSGRRVRFEMNVMQTTFFEQMHYLNVLLKARQLGLTTFIQIFMLDACVFNRDIRAGTIAHTLGDVQTIFRDKIKYPYDNLPEGIRNAVPVVRTNQTELLLANNSSIRVGTSLRSGTLQYLHISEYGKLCAKYPEKAREVRTGALNTVQAGQLVFVESTAEGQEGHFYSLCEDGQVKQRQAAKLTELDFKFHFFPWWKEPQYSIAADGVILSDAFVKYFRQLGEQGITLTDGQKAWYVKKAETQLGDMKREYPSTPAEAFEASVEGAYYADQMAVADAEERIGVFPHVDGYPVHTISDIGMDDTNSVWLFQVLPGRVRMIGYFEHTGTGMDGMLDELARRSTEHGYVYGVHNMPHDIKVREWTRGGMTRIEIMLREVRARGLGTVRKVERAYVHDRINGTRRILAKVEFDQAGCIEGIKCLRNYRKDWDEDLGVFRDEPLHNWASHGADAFGGLAIIFTGLAPEPLKPAPKALATFQTMTFNEFADSTPRQSERV, from the coding sequence ATGGCAAAACCCGCGGACTTCCAAACGGCGGTTGACCAGTTTTCCGACTGGCGCTGGCGGCTGAACAATCTCTACTGGATCACCGACAAATCAGGCCGGCGCGTCAGGTTCGAAATGAACGTGATGCAGACGACCTTCTTCGAGCAGATGCATTATCTGAACGTGCTTTTGAAGGCCCGCCAGCTCGGTCTCACCACCTTCATCCAGATCTTCATGCTCGATGCCTGCGTCTTCAACCGGGATATCAGGGCGGGCACCATCGCCCATACGCTCGGCGACGTGCAGACGATCTTTCGGGACAAGATCAAATACCCCTATGACAATCTGCCCGAAGGCATTCGCAATGCCGTGCCCGTCGTCAGGACCAACCAGACCGAACTGCTGCTCGCCAACAATTCGAGCATCCGGGTCGGCACCTCGCTGCGGTCGGGAACGCTGCAATATCTGCATATTTCCGAATATGGAAAGCTCTGCGCCAAATATCCCGAGAAGGCGAGGGAAGTCCGCACCGGCGCTCTGAATACGGTGCAGGCCGGCCAGCTGGTCTTCGTCGAAAGCACGGCGGAGGGCCAGGAAGGGCATTTCTATTCGCTCTGCGAGGACGGCCAGGTCAAGCAGCGCCAGGCGGCGAAGCTGACCGAACTGGACTTCAAGTTTCATTTCTTCCCCTGGTGGAAGGAGCCGCAATATTCGATCGCGGCCGATGGCGTCATCCTCAGCGATGCTTTCGTCAAATATTTCCGCCAGCTCGGCGAACAGGGGATCACGCTGACCGACGGGCAGAAGGCCTGGTACGTCAAGAAGGCCGAAACCCAGCTCGGCGACATGAAGCGCGAATATCCCTCGACGCCCGCCGAAGCCTTCGAGGCGAGCGTCGAGGGCGCCTATTACGCCGATCAGATGGCGGTGGCCGACGCCGAGGAACGCATCGGGGTTTTCCCGCATGTCGATGGTTATCCGGTTCATACCATCTCCGATATCGGCATGGACGACACCAACAGCGTCTGGCTGTTCCAGGTGCTGCCCGGCCGGGTGCGGATGATCGGTTATTTCGAGCATACCGGCACCGGCATGGACGGCATGCTCGATGAGCTGGCACGGCGCAGTACCGAGCACGGCTATGTCTACGGCGTGCACAACATGCCGCATGACATCAAGGTCAGGGAATGGACGCGCGGCGGCATGACCCGCATCGAGATCATGCTGAGAGAGGTCAGGGCGCGCGGTCTCGGCACGGTGCGCAAGGTCGAGCGCGCCTATGTCCATGACCGCATCAACGGCACGCGGCGCATTCTGGCAAAGGTCGAGTTCGACCAGGCCGGCTGCATCGAGGGCATCAAGTGCCTGAGGAACTACCGCAAGGACTGGGACGAGGATCTCGGCGTCTTCCGCGACGAGCCGCTGCACAACTGGGCCTCGCACGGCGCCGACGCTTTCGGCGGCCTGGCGATCATCTTCACCGGCCTGGCGCCGGAACCCTTGAAGCCCGCACCGAAGGCGCTGGCGACCTTCCAGACGATGACATTCAACGAATTTGCCGATTCCACCCCGAGACAGAGCGAGCGTGTTTGA